In the Corynebacterium jeikeium genome, CGAGGGGAGAGATCGCGGGCAAGAACTTTTCCTCGTACCATTGCTGCCCCTTCAACCTCTCCCCGAGCACGCGGGAAGCCAAGCCAGCCGCCAACGGGATACCCAGGAAAACCAGGACAGATACCACGATCGACCAGAAGGAAAAGTCTGCCGAGGTTGTAGGAAGCCCCAGCCAGCCGGGGAGAATCTGCAGATAAAACCAGCCCAGCACTCCAAACATGAGCACTTGGAAAACAGAGTTGACCGCCACCAGGACGGCGGTCAACTCCCTATCCCCGCAGGACAGCTCCGACCACACCAGAACCATCGCGATGCATCGGGCCAGGCCGACGATGATCAGCCCGGTGCGCAGCTCAGGCTCGTCGGGCAAACATACCCAGGCCAGGATGAACATCAACGCTGGCCCAACGACCCAGTTGAGGGCAAGGGAAACCGCCATCAGGCGCTTATCCGCCGCAATCTGCCGGGTTTTGTCGTAGCGAACCTTCGCCAGCGGCGGATACATCATGACCAGCAGGCCGAGCGCGATCGGAAGCGAGATCCCTCCCACCTCCAGCTCCCCGAGCTTCGCTCCGATTTCTGGCACCACCCGATTAACGAGCAGTCCAGCAATCATCGCGAGGATAATCCACACGGGCAGGAACCTATCCAAAAAGGACATCTGCGGGCGCTGTGAAGCTGTCATGCAACCTTCCTTAGACATTGACACAAGTCGATATAAAACCAAATGACATATTGATGCCTGTCAATATAAATGGCATATTGATATCTGTCAATATAAGATGCTCCGTATGGCCACTCCGCAAATTTTTCCGCTCGCAGACATCTCTACATGCTGCTCCTTGAGCAAAGGACCGCTATCGGATCCTGAGGCCACCCGTTATGCCACCTTGTTCAAGGTCCTATCCGACCCCGCCCGCTTGCAAATACTCTCCCACCTGGCAGCCAAAGGCTGCGAACCAATCAGCGTAAACCAGCTAACAGACATCACGGGACTAAGCCAGCCCACGGTCTCACACCACCTAAAGCGGCTTACCGATGCAGGTCTGCTCCGCAAAGCCCGAACAGGTCGCACTGTCACTCACCTAGTAAAGCCCGAACTCTTCGCTGAACTTCGCGCTGTTCTGCAAATGGACTAACGCTCGCCATCTCCGGCGCGCCAGCCTCCAAATTCCAGCACGCCCCTGCGGGTACACTTAATCCCCATGGATAACTCTGATCGAACCGGCGTACAGCCTGCGGGCACGCAGCACTCCGGGCCGCAGGGCGCCCAGAACACCGGGCAGCAGGGCACCCAAGCTGCCGGCGCTCAGCCCGCCGGCGCACGCCGCTCCGCGCTGCAGCGGTTCCGCAGTTCCGTTGCGATTCGCATGGCGCAGCTGGCTACGTGGGCGTCAAGAAA is a window encoding:
- the arsB gene encoding ACR3 family arsenite efflux transporter — its product is MTASQRPQMSFLDRFLPVWIILAMIAGLLVNRVVPEIGAKLGELEVGGISLPIALGLLVMMYPPLAKVRYDKTRQIAADKRLMAVSLALNWVVGPALMFILAWVCLPDEPELRTGLIIVGLARCIAMVLVWSELSCGDRELTAVLVAVNSVFQVLMFGVLGWFYLQILPGWLGLPTTSADFSFWSIVVSVLVFLGIPLAAGLASRVLGERLKGQQWYEEKFLPAISPLALIGLLYTIVLLFALQGEQITDNPWAVARTAVPLVAYFAGMFALALAVSKAAGLNYAQSASVSFTAAGNNFELAIAVSIGTFGATSAQALAGTVGPLIEIPVLVGLVYVMLWVGPKLFAGDPTLPVRHSSPAHSVSMGED
- a CDS encoding ArsR/SmtB family transcription factor, with amino-acid sequence MATPQIFPLADISTCCSLSKGPLSDPEATRYATLFKVLSDPARLQILSHLAAKGCEPISVNQLTDITGLSQPTVSHHLKRLTDAGLLRKARTGRTVTHLVKPELFAELRAVLQMD